The following coding sequences lie in one Cucurbita pepo subsp. pepo cultivar mu-cu-16 chromosome LG13, ASM280686v2, whole genome shotgun sequence genomic window:
- the LOC111808952 gene encoding protein ODORANT1-like, whose product MGRQPCCDKLGVKKGPWTAEEDNKLFTFILSYGPCCWRAVPKLAGLRRCGKSCRLRWTNYLRPDLKRGLLDEAEEQLVIDLHAHLGNRWSKIAAGLPGRTDNEIKNYWNTHIKKKLIKMGIDPVTHQPLQKPQTESSSQGSSTDSSSAAISPLSEPNFPAKDQPLTSQIWMEALQDASWSNFSTWGTESYTDFGPHSSEDSLNQLLDYYKDLGDKDCELGSSGNFNKQLAGMGEKD is encoded by the exons ATGGGAAGGCAGCCTTGCTGTGACAAACTTGGTGTCAAGAAGGGCCCATGGACTGCTGAAGAAGACAACAAGCTCTTCACCTTCATTCTCTCCTATGGCCCTTGCTGCTGGAGGGCTGTCCCCAAGCTTGCTGGCCTCCGTCGCTGCGGCAAGAGCTGTCGTCTCCGATGGACCAACTACCTCCGACCCGACTTGAAGCGCGGTCTCCTCGATGAAGCTGAAGAACAATTAGTCATCGACCTGCATGCTCACCTTGGCAACAG ATGGTCAAAGATTGCGGCGGGATTACCGGGAAGAACAGACAACGAGATCAAGAATTATTGGAACACCCACATCAAGAAGAAGCTCATCAAGATGGGGATAGATCCTGTTACACACCAGCCTTTGCAGAAGCCACAGACAGAGAGCAGCAGCCAAGGAAGCTCCACTGATTCCTCCTCAGCCGCCATATCTCCATTATCAGAACCTAATTTCCCTGCAAAAGATCAGCCATTAACAAGCCAAATTTGGATGGAGGCTCTTCAAGATGCTTCATGGTCCAATTTCTCAACATGGGGCACTGAATCCTACACTGATTTTGGACCACATTCCTCAGAGGATAGCTTGAATCAGTTGCTGGATTACTACAAGGACCTTGGAGACAAGGATTGTGAGTTGGGTTCTTCTGGGAATTTTAACAAACAGTTGGCGGGCATGGGAGAAAAAGACTGA
- the LOC111809256 gene encoding probable serine/threonine protein kinase IRE encodes MSEPPPSDHDSSSSVAKLRKIPAIPLLRDSISNAGDSDSDEEYDLDEDFPYEPDDSSIIMASSLGLNHIRTRSGPLPQRTLAAGMPSDLGETSRTNATAGIESEPKHSSTDHGKKVLWSQSKSFRYPTALNHDFEVNHVAFGKEIQSPRFRAILRVTSGKKKRTLDIKSFSHELNSKGVRPFPVWKPRAFGYLEEIMVAIRAKFDRLKDDVNYELGIFAGDLVDTLEKTDRSLPEIREGLEDLLVVARKCATMSPTDFWAKGEGIVQNLDDRRQELPLGVLKQAHTRLLFILTRCTRLIQFRKESGYENEHILGLHQLNDPGIYPEKIRKLEQLDVGDPLTTKEDIEQQLKLVGKDQASRMVKHHSGPSFSSSAGNVDLDSAISIDSSTSTYRMSSWKKLPSAVAKNRKDSDSTGTPSKDKLEMLHVHEAKTGSINQLDTPSIPIAHSEAPPKEQKLSWGIWGYQNATFENLMICRICEVEIPTIHVEEHSRICTIADRCDLKGLTVNERLARVATALEKILESWTPKSTPRSSNVSCGNFDTVKVSTSSMQEDFFELSSKGINLYCQNSEDLLDSLPVTGNSFCMESQDTFPDPSYNRPFNFTPEHSTKSMSAGTLTPRSPLLTPRSSQIELALHGRRTISELENYQQIYKLLDIVRSIANVNNSGYGALESMLDRLEDLKYAIQDRKVDALVVETFGRRIEKLLQEKYVQLCGQIEDDKVDSSNGIVDEESSVEDDAVRSLRASPVNTCSKDRTSIEDFEIIKPISRGAYGRVFLARKRATGDLFAIKVLKKADMIRKNAVESILAERNILISVRNPFVVRFFYSFTCRENLYLVMEYLNGGDIYSLLRNLGCLDEDMARIYIAEIVLALEYLHSLNVIHRDLKPDNLLIGQDGHIKLTDFGLSKIGLIDSTDDFTGPSINGTASLGDNGPTSQSLSKREHRQKHSVVGTPDYLAPEILLGMGHGVTADWWSVGVILFEMLVGLPPFNAESPQQIFDNIINRDIPWPKIPDEMSYEAHDLIDKLLTENSVQRLGATGAGEVKRHLFFKDINWDTLARQKAMFIPSAEPQDTSYFMSRYVWNPEDEDFNCGSDFDDRDLTDTCSSSSLSNQQDEDGDECGSLADFGTSSALSVKYSFSNFSFKNLSQLASINYDLVVKSSQNSPDVSKPSIP; translated from the exons ATGTCCGAACCACCTCCTTCCGATCATGATTCATCCTCCTCTGTCGCCAAGCTCCGCAAGATCCCCGCCATTCCTCTTCTCCGCGATTCCATATCCAATGCCGGAGACTCCGATTCCGATGAAGAATATGACCTTGACGAGGATTTTCCTTATGAACCTGACGATTCCTCCATCATTATGGCCTCCTCTCTCGGTTTGAACCACATTCGGACGCGGTCTGGTCCTTTGCCGCAACGGACCTTGGCCGCTGGCATGCCCTCCGATTTGGGAGAAACTTCCAGGACTAATGCCACCGCTGGGATCGAGTCCGAGCCAAAACATTCCTCCACTGATCATG GGAAAAAAGTTCTGTGGAGTCAATCGAAATCGTTTAGATATCCAACAGCTCTGAATCATGATTTTGAG GTTAATCATGTAGCGTTTGGAAAGGAAATTCAGTCTCCACGATTCCGTGCCATACTGCGTGTTACTAgtggaaaaaagaagagaactCTGGATATCAAAAGCTTCTCTCACGAGCTTAATTCCAAGGGAGTTCGCCCTTTTCCAGTTTGGAAGCCTCGGGCCTTTGGATATCTGGAA GAGATCATGGTGGCTATCAGAGCCAAATTTGACAGATTGAAAGATGATGTTAATTACGAACTGGGCATTTTTGCTGGAGATCTGGTGGATACACTTGAAAAGACAGACCGGTCTCTGCCTGAAATAAGAGAAGGTTTGGAGGACCTATTGGTGGTTGCTCGGAAATGTGCAACAATGTCACCTACTGATTTTTGGGCGAAAGGTGAAGGGATTGTCCAAAATCTAGACGACCGGCGGCAGGAGCTGCCATTAGGGGTTCTTAAGCAAGCCCATACCCGCCTTCTTTTCATCTTGACACGATGTACTAGGCTTATTCAGTTTAGAAAGGAAAGTGGTTATGAAAATGAGCACATTTTGGGTCTTCATCAACTTAATGATCCAGGAATTTATCCAGAGAAAATTAGGAAGCTCGAACAACTCGACGTTGGCGATCCATTGACTACGAAAGAAGATATTGAGCAGCAGCTGAAGTTGGTTGGGAAGGATCAAGCCAGTCGCATGGTGAAGCACCATTCAGGTCCAAGTTTTAGTAGTAGTGCTGGAAATGTTGATCTGGACTCTGCGATAAGTATTGACTCATCTACAAGCACATATAGGATGTCATCCTGGAAAAAGCTACCATCAGCAGTTGCCAAGAACCGGAAAGACTCTGACTCTACTGGAACACCTTCTAAGGATAAACTTGAAATGTTGCATGTACATGAAGCTAAGACTGGGAGCATCAATCAATTAGATACCCCATCTATTCCTATTGCGCATTCTGAAGCTCCTcctaaagaacaaaaattatcTTGGGGAATATGGGGTTATCAAAATGCTACTTTTGAGAATCTGATGATTTGTCGGATTTGTGAGGTTGAAATTCCTACCATTCATGTTGAGGAGCATTCTCGAATATGTACGATTGCCGATAGGTGTGATTTGAAAGGTTTAACTGTGAACGAGCGCCTTGCACGGGTTGCTACAGCTCTTGAAAAAATACTAGAGTCTTGGACGCCTAAAAGTACACCGAGAAGTAGCAATGTTTCCTGTGGAAATTTTGATACTGTTAAGGTTTCTACATCAAGTATGCAAGAAGATTTTTTTGAGTTATCATCTAAAGGAATCAATTTGTATTGTCAAAACTCAGAGGATTTGCTTGATTCCCTCCCTGTTACTGGCAACTCTTTTTGTATGGAAAGTCAGGATACTTTTCCTGATCCATCATACAATCGACCATTTAATTTCACACCAGAACACAGTACAAAATCAATGTCAGCTGGAACTCTAACACCAAGATCACCTCTTTTAACACCCAGATCCAGCCAGATTGAGTTGGCGTTGCATGGGCGAAGAACAATATCTGAACTTGAAAATTATCAGCAG ATTTACAAATTATTGGATATTGTTCGTTCCATTGCAAACGTTAACAACTCTGGCTATGGTGCATTGGAGTCTATGCTTGATCGATTAGAAGACCTTAAATATGCAATCCAGGATAGGAAGGTGGATGCTCTTGTCGTGGAGACTTTTGGAAGGCGCATAGAGAAGCTCTTGCA GGAAAAATATGTACAACTTTGTGGGCAAATAGAAGATGATAAAGTAGACTCTTCAAATGGAATCGTCGATGAAGAGAGTTCAGTGGAAGATGATGCTGTTCGTAGTTTACGTGCAAGTCCTGTTAACACATGTTCAAAAGATCGAACATCAATTGaagattttgaaataattaaaccaATTAGTAGAGGTGCATATGGTCGAGTTTTCCTTGCCAGAAAACGAGCAACTGGAGACTTGTTTGCAATAAAG GTTTTAAAGAAGGCTGATATGATTCGCAAGAATGCTGTTGAAAGTATTTTGGCTGAACGTAATATCCTTATCTCAGTTCGCAACCCTTTTGTG GTCCGCTTTTTCTACTCTTTCACATGTAGGGAAAATTTGTATCTGGTCATGGAATACTTAAATGGTGGCGATATTTATTCCTTACTGAGAAACCTAGGGTGCTTAGATGAAGATATGGCTCGAATTTATATCGCTGAAATT GTTCTTGCTTTGGAATATTTGCACTCCTTAAATGTGATTCACAGAGACTTAAAGCCAGATAACTTATTGATTGGTCAAGATGGTCACATTAAG TTAACAGATTTTGGGCTCTCCAAGATTGGTCTTATCGATAGTACAGATGATTTCACAGGTCCATCAATCAATGGAACTGCTTCACTTGGAGACAATGGTCCAACATCTCAATCTTTGTCAAAAAGAGAACACAGACAAAAGCATTCAGTAGTTGGTACTCCAGACTATTTGGCCCCTGAGATACTTCTAGGCATGGGACACG GTGTAACTGCTGATTGGTGGTCTGTTGGTGTAATCCTTTTCGAGATGCTTGTAGGATTACCGCCGTTCAATGCAGAAAGTCCACAG CAAATTTTTGATAATATCATTAATAGAGACATACCATGGCCCAAGATACCAGACGAGATGAGTTATGAAGCCCATGATTTGATTGACAA ATTGCTGACTGAAAATTCTGTTCAAAGACTGGGAGCTACCGGAGCCGGAGAG GTCAAGCGGCATCTTTTCTTCAAAGATATTAACTGGGATACACTTGCAAGGCAGAAG gcCATGTTTATACCATCAGCAGAGCCACAGGATACAAGTTATTTCATGAGCCGTTATGTATGGAATCCAGAAGATGAGGATTTTAACTGTGGAAGTGACTTTGATGATCGTGATTTGACAGATACTTGCAGCAGTAGTTCACTTAGTAACCAACAAGATGAAGAT GGAGACGAATGTGGCAGTTTGGCTGACTTCGGTACATCATCAGCCCTTTCTGTGAAGTATTCGTTCAGCAATTTCTCTTTCAAG AATTTATCACAATTGGCTTCCATCAATTATGACTTGGTTGTGAAGAGCAGTCAAAACTCACCAGATGTATCCAAGCCATCCATTCCTTGA
- the LOC111808364 gene encoding LOW QUALITY PROTEIN: uncharacterized protein LOC111808364 (The sequence of the model RefSeq protein was modified relative to this genomic sequence to represent the inferred CDS: deleted 1 base in 1 codon): MATNSLENRSLSFISISMSIFTFSPSPSLSFFTPPSPHRRSSAFPAAALSSANLNTVAGGLALLWFKHDLRIDDHPALHAAASQFPALIPLYIFDSRLLSRFSDEMLEITLLALEALKHSLRDWGLDLLIKFGDAESVLRELVVEVKATHVFAEEELEHELCVLMDGVSQTLSSLIQSPNLTVWRTPFYDIKSLEALPASYDEFRKLQLPVSSPLSSPTLPCLRLELNWGTMPTFDALKEFMNSNRLYKPSEDWDSIKNTTAEATVLAKFSKRGSNGKNPSSKQSRTERMGKSIFSTQRGVNFLRGGTEGLLNALAAYIRYNEGTSRDDWQVLHEMVRNSESRDGASFIKLFGPAIHLGMISKRRVHYEAIKYEKERNAGFLSPFGYSAGTVAAAVDAVLSSEWYSLMCLKSKGRHLGSLSYRTWRWNGFLVQYTVYGCDGPAMLLVHGFGAFLEHFRDNIHGIAEGGNQVWAITMLGFGSSEKPNIVYSELMWAELLKDFIVQVVGRPVHLVGNSIGGYIVAIVACLWPALVKSTVLINSAGSVVPGYSSLPFNKERQVSVAAWLGARLLLTYLRLKTKDIVKNCYPTRTERADNWLISEMLRASKDPGGLVVLESIFSFDLSVPLNHLLEGLEERVLIIQGMKDPIYNSKAVLAKLEEQCVGVTIKELDAGHCPHDELPQQVNSILCEWILRLETKPKVDSQ; the protein is encoded by the exons ATGGCCACAAACTCTCTGGAAAACCGATCTTTGTCCTTCATCTCCATTTCCATGTCCATCTTCACCTTCtccccttctccttctctttccttcttcacTCCTCCAAGTCCTCACCGTCGTTCTTCTGCATTTCCGGCGGCAGCCCTATCCTCTGCCAATCTCAACACCGTAGCCGGAGGACTCGCCCTTCTTTGGTTCAAACATGACCTCCGAATCGACGATCATCCTGCTCTCCATGCCGCCGCCTCCCAGTTTCCCGCTCTCATCCCTCTTTACATCTTCGATTCCCGCTTACTTTCGC GGTTTTCTGATGAAATGCTTGAGATTACTCTTCTTGCATTGGAAGCTCTGAAGCATTCGTTGAGGGATTGGGGTTTGGATTTGTTAATCAAGTTTGGGGACGCGGAATCTGTACTCCGGGAGCTTGTAGTTGAG GTTAAAGCTACACACGTCTTCGCTGAGGAAGAACTAGAGCATGAGTTATGTGTGCTGATGGATGGGGTATCTCAGACCTTGTCCAGTCTGATTCAGAGTCCAAATCTAACAGTTTGGAGGACGCCATTTTACGATATTAAG AGCTTAGAGGCCTTACCTGCATCATACGACGAGTTTAGGAAGCTTCAACTTCCTGTTAGTTCTCCACTTTCTTCTCCAACATTACCCTGTTTGAGACTGGAATTGAACTGGG GTACCATGCCCACATTTGATGCCTTGAAGGAATTTATGAATAGTAATCGATTGTACAAACCAAGTGAAGATTGGGATTCGATCAAGAATACAACAGCTGAAGCTACTGTTCTGgctaaattttctaaaagaGGAAGCAATGGAAAGAATCCAAGTTCGAAACAATCTAGGACAGAGAGAATGGGGAAATCAATTTTTTCCACACAAAGAGGAGTGAATTTCCTGAGGGGAGGTACAGAAGGTCTGTTGAATGCATTAGCTGCATACATAAGATACAATGAGGGAACATCTCGAGATGACTGGCAAGT ATTACACGAAATGGTACGCAATTCTGAAAGCCGTGATGGAGCTTCATTTATCAAACTCTTTGGTCCTGCCATTCATCTGGGAATGATTTCTAAAAGGAGAGTGCATTATGAAGCCATCAAatatgaaaaggaaagaaatgcTGGGTTTCTGTCACCTTTTGGGTACTCAGCAGGAACTGTTGCTGCAGCAGTTGATGCTGTTCTCTCCTCAGAG TGGTATTCACTTATGTGTCTGAAGAGCAAAGGAAGGCATTTGGGAAGCCTCTCTTATCGAACTTGGAGATGGAATGGCTTTCTTGTTCAG TACACAGTTTATGGATGTGACGGCCCTGCCATGCTTCTAGTGCATGGTTTTGGTGCTTTTTTGGAGCATTTCCGAGACAATATACATGGCATTGCTGAAGGTGGAAACCAAGTTTGGGCTATAACAATGTTGGGATTTGGGAGTTCAGAAAAGCCGAACATAGTGTACAGTGAACTAATGTGGGCTGAGCTTCTTAAAGATTTTATCGTTCAAGTTGTGGGTAGACCAGTACATCTTGTTGGAAATTCAATTGGTG GCTATATTGTTGCTATTGTCGCTTGTCTTTGGCCTGCTTTGGTCAAATCAACTGTCCTCATCAATAGTGCTGGCAGTGTGGTTCCAGGATATTCTTCTTTGCCCTTCAATAAG GAGAGGCAGGTTTCTGTTGCTGCATGGCTGGGTGCTCGACTCCTTCTAACTTACTTAAGACTGAAAACCAAGGACATAGTGAAGAATTGTTATCCTACT AGAACAGAGCGAGCTGATAACTGGCTTATCAGTGAGATGCTGAGAGCT tccaaagatcCTGGAGGCCTGGTGGTTCTGGAAAGTATTTTCAGCTTTGATCTTTCCGTTCCCCTTAATCATCTGTTGGAAGGATTGGAGGAAAGGGTTCTTATTATCCAG GGAATGAAAGATCCAATCTATAACTCCAAGGCTGTGTTGGCGAAGCTTGAAGAGCAGTGTGTTGGGGTTACGATCAAGGAATTGGATGCTG GGCATTGCCCACATGATGAACTGCCTCAACAAGTT AATTCTATTCTATGTGAATGGATACTGAGACTGGAAACTAAACCAAAGGTAGACTCACAATGA
- the LOC111809440 gene encoding 40S ribosomal protein S20-2, which yields MAYAAMKPTKAGLEDAQEQIHKIRITLSSKNVKNLEKVCADLVRGAKDKRLRVKGPVRMPTKVLHITTRKSPCGEGTNTWDRFELRVHKRVIDLFSSADVVKQITSITIEPGVEVEVTIAD from the exons ATGGCGTATGCAGCGATGAAGCCTACCAAGGCTGGTTTGGAGGATGCACAAGAGCAGATCCACAAGATTAGGATCACTCTTTCGTCGAAGAACGTGAAGAACCTTGAAAAGG TTTGTGCTGATTTGGTTCGGGGTGCCAAGGACAAGAGATTGAGGGTTAAGGGGCCTGTGAGGATGCCAACAAAAGTCCTGCACATCACCACCAGGAAATCTCCCTGCGGTGAAG GTACTAACACATGGGACAGATTTGAACTTCGTGTCCATAAGCGGGTTATTGACCTCTTTAGCTCTGCTGACGTTGTTAAGCAGATCACATCCATCACCATCGAACCGGGTGTTGAGGTCGAAGTCACAATTGCAGATTGA